One genomic window of bacterium includes the following:
- the rplD gene encoding 50S ribosomal protein L4, with translation MQAKLYNQDGKEAGTTELPDAIFNVPQNSALVKQVVEVERANRRKPLAHTKVRSEVRGGGKKPWKQKGTGRARHGSIRSPLWKGGGTTFGPRNETVFKKHINKKMRRKALFIVLSAKVKDGECVFIDRIQLNESKTKAFSKIIKNFKETLGRSLAFVSSGDAVLERAARNIEKLSVYQASQLNALDLLQKKFLFIPKSAIEVIEKTFLK, from the coding sequence ATGCAGGCAAAACTCTACAACCAAGACGGAAAAGAAGCCGGGACAACCGAATTGCCCGATGCGATATTTAATGTTCCGCAAAACTCCGCACTGGTAAAGCAGGTTGTCGAGGTGGAGCGGGCTAATAGACGAAAACCCCTTGCCCACACCAAGGTACGCAGCGAGGTGCGCGGCGGAGGCAAAAAACCGTGGAAGCAGAAGGGCACGGGAAGGGCGCGTCATGGCTCAATTCGTTCGCCGCTGTGGAAGGGAGGCGGAACAACTTTCGGGCCGCGGAACGAGACAGTTTTTAAAAAGCACATCAATAAAAAAATGAGACGAAAGGCTCTTTTTATTGTACTTTCGGCAAAAGTAAAGGACGGGGAATGCGTTTTTATTGATCGGATACAGCTCAACGAGTCCAAGACAAAGGCGTTTTCTAAAATCATAAAAAATTTTAAAGAAACATTGGGCAGGTCGCTTGCATTTGTAAGTTCGGGTGATGCCGTGCTTGAACGGGCCGCGCGCAATATTGAAAAACTTTCCGTATACCAAGCCTCTCAGCTCAATGCGCTCGATTTGTTACAAAAGAAGTTTCTCTTTATACCGAAGTCAGCAATCGAAGTTATTGAAAAAACTTTTTTGAAATAA
- the rplC gene encoding 50S ribosomal protein L3, with product MKCLLAQKLGMSQIYTDAGIVMPVTVVSVAPNTVIRVRSNDARGYDAVQVGAGSRKKLTKPMAGQFKELGKFKWVKEFRTRAGDLKRGDIIGISVFTEGDVVDVTSTSKGKGFAGVVKRHHFRGGPASHGHPHNHRAPGSIGCRFPQHVHKGKRMAGHMGFETVTVKNLKVVRINEEQGLMAIKGAIPGSRGTLVKIMGR from the coding sequence ATGAAATGTTTACTTGCTCAGAAACTTGGCATGTCGCAGATCTATACGGACGCTGGCATCGTTATGCCCGTCACCGTTGTTTCTGTTGCGCCGAATACGGTCATACGGGTCCGTTCAAACGATGCACGCGGCTATGATGCGGTGCAAGTTGGCGCGGGATCCAGAAAAAAACTCACAAAACCGATGGCCGGGCAATTTAAAGAACTCGGAAAATTTAAATGGGTGAAGGAATTCAGAACAAGGGCAGGAGATCTGAAGCGTGGCGACATTATAGGTATTTCGGTATTTACCGAGGGAGACGTAGTGGATGTTACCTCGACGAGCAAGGGGAAGGGGTTTGCGGGCGTGGTGAAGCGGCATCATTTTCGCGGAGGACCGGCGTCGCACGGCCATCCACACAATCACCGCGCTCCGGGATCCATCGGATGCCGTTTTCCGCAACATGTGCACAAAGGAAAGCGCATGGCGGGTCACATGGGCTTTGAAACCGTGACGGTAAAAAATCTAAAAGTGGTGCGGATCAATGAGGAACAGGGTCTTATGGCTATAAAGGGAGCGATACCGGGAAGCAGGGGGACGCTGGTGAAGATCATGGGAAGATGA
- the tuf gene encoding elongation factor Tu, translating into MAEKFDRSKPHVNVGTIGHVDHGKTTLTAAILHVLNMKGFVKKVEGVNDIDNAPEERARGITIALHHSEYESEKRHYAHIDAPGHADYIKNMITGAAQMDGATLVVAATDGPMPQTREHILLARQVGVPSLVVFLNKVDMVEDPELIDLVEAEVRELLTKYQFPGDKTPIIRGSALKALEAKSVDDPAAKPILDLIAALDAFVPDPVRDIEKPFLMPVEDIFSIEGRGTVVTGRIERGKVKLNDEIEIIGLRPTSKTVVTGIEMFNKSLDEGMAGDNAGILLRGTKKEEIERGQVLAKPGSVTPHTEFDAEVYVLSKEEGGRHTPFFKGYKPQFYIRTTDVTGEVFLPEGTEMVMPGDTVNIKVALMYPVALEEKQRFAIREGGKTVGAGVVTKINK; encoded by the coding sequence ATGGCTGAAAAATTCGATCGTTCAAAGCCCCATGTTAACGTTGGCACCATTGGCCATGTTGACCATGGGAAAACCACTCTTACCGCCGCGATTCTTCACGTTCTCAACATGAAGGGATTTGTGAAAAAAGTTGAGGGAGTGAATGACATCGACAATGCTCCCGAAGAGCGCGCCCGCGGTATTACCATTGCACTGCATCACTCCGAATATGAATCCGAAAAACGCCACTACGCTCACATTGACGCACCGGGACACGCAGATTATATCAAAAACATGATAACCGGGGCCGCTCAAATGGACGGCGCAACGTTGGTCGTTGCGGCAACCGACGGTCCTATGCCGCAAACACGAGAACACATTCTGCTTGCGCGTCAGGTCGGCGTGCCGTCACTGGTGGTATTTCTTAATAAAGTGGACATGGTCGAGGACCCCGAGCTCATTGATCTTGTGGAGGCGGAAGTTCGTGAACTTCTTACAAAGTATCAATTTCCTGGCGACAAAACCCCGATTATTCGTGGTTCCGCGCTCAAGGCCCTTGAAGCAAAGTCCGTTGACGATCCGGCGGCAAAACCAATCTTGGATCTTATCGCGGCTCTGGACGCCTTTGTGCCGGATCCGGTGCGCGATATCGAAAAGCCGTTTTTGATGCCCGTTGAGGACATCTTCTCTATTGAGGGCCGGGGCACCGTTGTAACTGGCAGGATTGAGCGCGGGAAGGTCAAGTTGAATGATGAAATTGAGATCATCGGGCTCCGTCCGACCTCAAAAACCGTGGTTACGGGCATTGAAATGTTCAACAAATCCCTTGATGAAGGCATGGCCGGTGATAATGCGGGCATTTTATTGCGCGGCACGAAAAAAGAAGAAATAGAGCGCGGGCAGGTTTTGGCAAAGCCGGGTTCGGTCACGCCGCATACCGAGTTTGACGCAGAAGTATACGTGCTTTCGAAAGAAGAGGGAGGCCGTCACACCCCGTTCTTTAAGGGCTACAAACCGCAGTTTTACATTCGCACCACCGACGTTACGGGAGAGGTATTTTTGCCGGAAGGGACGGAGATGGTCATGCCGGGAGACACCGTTAACATCAAGGTGGCGCTTATGTACCCGGTCGCACTTGAAGAAAAACAACGGTTTGCTATTCGAGAAGGCGGAAAAACGGTGGGCGCGGGTGTCGTGACGAAGATTAACAAATAA
- the rpsJ gene encoding 30S ribosomal protein S10, giving the protein MKAEEEQKSRLRIRIRAYDNKIIDQCAKQIMETAERVGAEVSGPVPLPTEIRKYTVNRATFKYKDAREQYEMRAHKRLIDILNPNPKVIDALTNLNLPAGVDIEIKMT; this is encoded by the coding sequence ATGAAAGCCGAGGAAGAGCAAAAGTCTCGCCTACGCATACGTATTCGGGCCTATGACAACAAGATCATCGACCAATGCGCAAAGCAGATCATGGAGACCGCAGAGCGCGTGGGCGCGGAAGTTTCCGGACCGGTTCCTCTGCCTACCGAAATCCGTAAATACACGGTAAACCGGGCAACTTTCAAATACAAAGACGCAAGGGAACAGTACGAAATGCGGGCCCACAAGCGCCTGATTGACATCTTGAATCCGAATCCCAAGGTCATTGACGCGCTCACCAATCTGAATTTGCCAGCCGGCGTTGATATCGAGATAAAAATGACTTAA
- the rplW gene encoding 50S ribosomal protein L23: MSIVQTLKKKIVRKETGKEEAPSSASATPGHMNEADRIGESVQEKKGQATAVLRKPRVTEKTAELGIERIYTFDVDPKASKHEVRLAVEKMYGVNAVSVRTITVHRKKRTRGKLEGWKKGYKKALVKIKEGQTIEISS, from the coding sequence ATGTCCATCGTACAAACTTTAAAAAAGAAAATTGTTCGCAAGGAAACCGGGAAAGAAGAAGCTCCTTCCTCCGCTTCCGCGACCCCGGGCCATATGAACGAAGCGGATCGGATAGGAGAGTCCGTCCAAGAAAAGAAGGGGCAAGCCACGGCCGTTTTAAGAAAGCCGCGTGTCACGGAAAAAACTGCGGAGCTTGGCATCGAGCGCATCTATACGTTCGACGTAGATCCTAAGGCTTCAAAACATGAAGTGCGCCTGGCAGTGGAAAAAATGTACGGCGTCAATGCCGTAAGCGTGCGCACCATTACCGTGCATCGCAAAAAACGGACGCGTGGGAAACTTGAGGGATGGAAGAAGGGATATAAAAAGGCACTGGTGAAAATAAAAGAAGGACAAACAATAGAGATTTCAAGCTGA